One stretch of Armigeres subalbatus isolate Guangzhou_Male chromosome 2, GZ_Asu_2, whole genome shotgun sequence DNA includes these proteins:
- the LOC134210316 gene encoding uncharacterized protein LOC134210316 translates to MKHECSNCHVWSNCYRKLTPKLYDYAAERRIKLDKSCSYICNTCYCRLYRIIKKGNEPAAPSAVNIECENQELTVSEPSKLDDLAVAGPSGTNNFAVAGPSRVNNFAAPANINNGGFEIIDPNAAGSSEIDAVPSVESLFSLESTSAESIGSAGAQKPGDGQEILQQMKAKFDEISDRNDRYRILTSLPKSWTAYKMMQEFGVSQRTAQRCKEITD, encoded by the exons ATGAAGCACGAATGCTCAAATTGCCATGTTTGGAGTAATTGTTACAGGAAACTTACTCCTAAACTGTATGATTATGCAGCGGAAAGGAGAATAAAATTGGATAAAAGCTGTTCCTACATTTGTAATACCTGCTATTGCCGACTTTATCGCATTATCAAGAAAGGAAACGAGCCAGCAGCTCCAAGTGCAGTTAATATAGAATGTGAAAATCAAGAACTCACCGTTTCTGAACCATCGAAACTTGATGATCTCGCCGTTGCCGGACCATCAGGCACCAATAATTTCGCCGTGGCGGGACCATCTAGAGTGAACAATTTCGCCGCACCAGCAAACATCAATAATGGTGGTTTCGAAATAATCGATCCCAATGCCGCTGGATCATCGGAAATTGACGCTGTTCCTAGTGTTG aatctttgttttctttggaatcAACGAGTGCTGAATCAATTGGTAGCGCTGGTGCCCAGAAACCCGGAGAcggtcaggaaattcttcaacaaatgaaggcaaaatttgatgaaatatctgaCAGAAACGATCGATATAGGATTCTAACTTCCCTTCCCAAATCCTGGACTGCATAcaaaatgatgcaagaattcggTGTTTCGCAACGAACTGCTCAACGATGCAAAGAAATTACAGATTGA